A window of the Rhizobium brockwellii genome harbors these coding sequences:
- a CDS encoding enoyl-CoA hydratase/isomerase family protein translates to MQDGERQNEVIIERRGTAGVIRLNRPRALNSLTLPMIRTITAALHDFAGDPEVASVVATGEGERGFCAGGDIRALHESARAGDGLAGTFWREEFRLNHMIAAYPKPYVALMDGITMGGGVGLSSHGRHRVVTERTRLAMPETGIGYVPDVGATWLLPRGPGEAGTWLGLTGLDIGAADAIHARLADLQIASSRLGQVIDALSGLPRGSSSSDVDAVLQGLSEPQGESRLRQNAAVIDRAFRFDSVEEILAALAEEEDEFAAETRRVMLTRSPTSLKLALRLLRAGRRSASLAECLGRELGACLQMLDNPDFFEGIRAAVIDKDRNPQWSPATVEAVQASTVEHFLKPAEPPLSL, encoded by the coding sequence ATGCAGGACGGCGAACGGCAAAATGAAGTCATCATTGAACGGCGGGGTACCGCAGGCGTCATCCGGCTCAACCGGCCGCGAGCACTGAACAGCCTGACGTTGCCGATGATCCGCACGATCACCGCGGCCCTTCACGACTTTGCCGGTGATCCCGAGGTGGCGAGCGTCGTGGCGACGGGAGAGGGCGAACGCGGCTTCTGCGCCGGCGGCGATATCCGCGCCCTGCATGAGAGCGCCCGCGCCGGCGATGGCCTCGCAGGTACCTTCTGGCGCGAGGAGTTCCGCCTCAACCATATGATTGCCGCCTATCCCAAACCCTATGTCGCGCTGATGGACGGCATCACCATGGGCGGCGGCGTCGGCCTGTCCTCGCATGGCCGCCACCGCGTCGTCACCGAGCGCACGCGGCTGGCCATGCCCGAAACCGGCATAGGCTATGTCCCGGATGTCGGCGCCACCTGGCTGCTGCCGCGTGGCCCTGGCGAGGCCGGAACATGGCTCGGTCTGACAGGGCTCGATATCGGTGCTGCCGATGCGATCCACGCTCGCCTTGCCGACCTTCAGATCGCCTCGTCGCGGCTTGGCCAAGTGATCGATGCTCTCTCGGGCCTGCCGCGTGGCAGTTCATCCAGCGACGTCGATGCAGTGTTGCAGGGGCTTTCGGAGCCTCAGGGAGAAAGCCGGCTCAGGCAGAACGCGGCGGTGATCGATCGCGCATTCCGTTTCGACAGCGTCGAGGAGATCCTGGCGGCACTCGCAGAAGAGGAAGACGAATTCGCTGCCGAGACGCGCCGGGTGATGCTGACGCGTTCGCCGACCAGCCTGAAGCTCGCTTTGCGGCTGCTGAGAGCCGGTCGCCGCAGCGCCTCGCTTGCCGAATGCCTCGGCCGCGAACTCGGCGCCTGTCTGCAGATGCTTGATAATCCCGATTTCTTCGAGGGCATCCGCGCCGCCGTCATCGACAAGGACCGCAATCCGCAATGGTCGCCGGCAACTGTCGAGGCTGTGCAGGCATCAACGGTCGAGCATTTCTTGAAACCGGCCGAGCCGCCGCTTTCACTCTGA
- a CDS encoding ATP-dependent helicase, protein MYLEKLNPQQRMAVEHGTLIDGSHIAGPLLVIAGAGSGKTNTLAHRVAHLIVKGADPRRILLMTFSRRAAAEMARRVERICRDVLGANAGVMADALSWSGTFHGIGARLLRDYAEQIGLDPGFTIHDREDSADLMNLIRHDLGFSKTESRFPTKGTCLAIYSRAVNSETALDLVLRDVFPWCATWEKQLRELFASYVEAKQSQNVLDYDDLLLYWAQMVGEEMIAEDIGSRFDHVLVDEYQDTNRLQASILLALKPQGQGLTVVGDDAQSIYSFRAATVRNILDFPAAFSPAANIVTLDRNYRSTQPILAAANAVIDLASERFTKNLWTERQSSERPRLVTVRDEAEQARYITDMVLDNREEGLKLKQQAVLFRASHHSGPLEVELTRRNIPFVKFGGLKFLDSAHVKDMLAALRFAQNPRDRVAGFRLMQILPGVGPSTAQKTLDLMAEDASPITALGAMPAPPRSGEDWTMFVSMLQELKTGKAGWPAEIGLARQWYAPHLERLHEDATTRQADLLQLEQIASGYASRERFLTELTLDPPDATSDQAGVPLLDEDYLILSTIHSAKGQEWTKVFMLNVVDGCIPSDLAVGTTAEIEEERRLLYVAMTRARDGLDLVVPQRFFTYGQNSQGDRHVYASRSRFIPATLLQFFEACSWPQGKSEAAQAQARQVRIDVGARMRGMWR, encoded by the coding sequence ATGTATCTCGAAAAGCTCAATCCGCAGCAGCGCATGGCCGTCGAGCACGGCACGCTCATCGACGGCAGCCATATTGCCGGGCCGCTGCTGGTCATTGCCGGCGCCGGCTCCGGCAAGACGAATACTTTGGCGCATCGCGTCGCCCATCTGATCGTCAAAGGCGCCGATCCCCGCCGCATTCTGCTGATGACCTTCTCGCGCCGGGCAGCAGCCGAGATGGCACGACGCGTCGAGCGCATCTGCCGCGACGTGCTTGGTGCGAATGCCGGCGTGATGGCGGATGCGCTTTCCTGGTCCGGCACCTTCCACGGCATCGGCGCCCGGCTGCTGCGCGATTATGCGGAGCAGATCGGTCTCGATCCTGGGTTTACCATCCACGACCGCGAAGACAGCGCCGATCTGATGAACCTCATCCGGCACGACCTCGGCTTCTCGAAGACGGAAAGCCGCTTTCCCACAAAGGGCACATGCCTTGCCATCTATTCCAGGGCGGTGAATTCGGAAACCGCGCTCGACCTCGTGCTGCGCGACGTCTTTCCCTGGTGCGCGACGTGGGAGAAACAGCTGCGCGAACTCTTCGCCAGTTATGTCGAGGCCAAGCAGAGCCAGAACGTGCTCGATTACGACGATCTGCTGCTCTACTGGGCGCAGATGGTTGGCGAAGAAATGATTGCGGAGGATATCGGCAGCCGCTTCGACCATGTGCTGGTCGACGAATATCAGGACACCAACCGGCTGCAGGCCTCGATCCTGCTGGCGCTGAAGCCCCAAGGCCAGGGGCTGACCGTCGTCGGTGACGATGCGCAGTCGATCTATTCCTTCCGCGCCGCGACGGTGCGCAATATCCTCGATTTTCCCGCCGCCTTCAGCCCGGCCGCCAATATCGTCACGCTCGACCGCAACTACCGCTCGACGCAGCCGATCCTCGCCGCCGCCAACGCCGTCATCGATCTCGCCTCGGAGCGCTTCACCAAGAATCTCTGGACCGAGCGGCAATCGTCCGAGCGGCCGCGCCTTGTCACCGTGCGCGACGAGGCCGAGCAGGCGCGGTATATCACCGACATGGTGCTCGACAATCGCGAGGAAGGCCTGAAGCTCAAGCAGCAGGCCGTGCTCTTTCGTGCCTCGCATCACAGCGGGCCGCTGGAGGTCGAGTTGACCCGGCGCAACATCCCCTTCGTCAAATTCGGCGGGCTGAAGTTTCTCGACAGCGCGCATGTGAAGGACATGCTGGCCGCCCTTCGCTTCGCGCAGAATCCGCGCGACCGGGTGGCGGGCTTCCGGCTGATGCAGATCCTGCCGGGCGTCGGCCCGTCGACGGCGCAGAAGACGCTCGACCTGATGGCCGAGGATGCCAGCCCGATTACTGCTCTTGGCGCCATGCCAGCGCCGCCGCGCTCCGGCGAGGACTGGACAATGTTCGTTTCGATGCTGCAGGAGCTGAAGACCGGCAAGGCCGGCTGGCCGGCAGAGATCGGCCTGGCGCGGCAATGGTATGCGCCGCATCTGGAACGGCTGCACGAGGATGCGACGACGCGGCAGGCCGACCTGCTGCAGCTCGAGCAGATCGCTAGCGGTTATGCCTCGCGCGAGCGATTTTTGACCGAACTCACCCTCGATCCGCCGGATGCGACCAGCGACCAGGCGGGCGTGCCGCTTCTCGACGAAGACTATCTCATCTTGTCGACCATTCATTCCGCCAAGGGCCAGGAATGGACGAAGGTCTTCATGCTGAACGTCGTCGACGGATGTATACCGAGCGATCTCGCCGTCGGCACCACCGCCGAAATCGAAGAGGAACGCCGGCTGCTCTATGTCGCCATGACACGCGCCCGGGATGGTCTCGACCTCGTCGTGCCGCAACGCTTCTTCACCTACGGGCAGAACTCGCAGGGCGACCGGCATGTCTATGCCTCACGCAGCCGCTTCATTCCCGCGACCCTGCTGCAGTTCTTCGAAGCTTGCAGCTGGCCGCAAGGAAAATCGGAGGCCGCGCAAGCGCAGGCGCGGCAGGTGCGCATCGATGTCGGCGCCCGCATGCGCGGCATGTGGCGATAA
- a CDS encoding BON domain-containing protein, which translates to MLGFPAFTGHGEPRRQGHSDAATRASVESALHAAADIEVGEITVSLSGSYVILEGFVRRRGDVERAIEIAEGVVGRGYVRARLLRS; encoded by the coding sequence GTGCTCGGCTTTCCAGCATTCACGGGGCATGGCGAGCCCCGCCGCCAGGGTCACAGCGATGCGGCGACGCGCGCCTCGGTGGAGAGCGCCCTTCATGCGGCCGCCGATATCGAAGTCGGCGAAATCACCGTCAGCCTATCGGGCTCCTATGTCATCCTGGAGGGCTTCGTGCGCCGGCGGGGCGATGTCGAGCGGGCGATCGAGATCGCCGAGGGCGTCGTCGGCCGAGGCTATGTGCGTGCTCGCTTGCTGCGAAGCTAA